One window from the genome of Oreochromis niloticus isolate F11D_XX linkage group LG20, O_niloticus_UMD_NMBU, whole genome shotgun sequence encodes:
- the gpr173 gene encoding putative G-protein coupled receptor 173 produces the protein MGGGAFGMANGNESTEGPVGPMAAVVATAEGMVADSSSSVISTYIKLVLLGLIICISLVGNLVVSLLVLRDQALHKAPYYFLLDLCLADSIRSAICFPFVLVSIKNGSAWTYSVLSCKVVAFMAVLFCFHAAFMLFCISVTRYMAIAHHRFYSKRMTFWTCVAVVCMVWTLSVAMAFPPVFDVGTYKFIREEDQCIFEHRYFKANDTLGFMLMLAVLILATHVVYMKLLLFEYKHRKMKPVQMVPAISQNWTFHGPGATGQAAANWIAGFGRGPMPPTLLGIRQNLHNQNRRLLGMEEFKAEKQLGRMFYVITLLFLVLWSPYIVACYWRVFVKACTIPHRYLSTTVWMSFAQAGVNPIVCFFLNKDLKKGLLSHLPACCRTKPHLPREPYCVM, from the coding sequence ATGGGTGGGGGGGCATTTGGGATGGCAAATGGAAATGAGAGCACCGAAGGGCCTGTGGGGCCAATGGCAGCAGTGGTGGCTACTGCAGAAGGCATGGTAGCAGACAGTTCATCCTCCGTTATCTCTACGTATATTAAACTGGTGCTACTTGGGCTGATCATATGCATCAGTCTGGTGGGGAACTTGGTGGTTTCTCTGCTTGTACTCCGGGACCAGGCTCTGCATAAGGCACCTTACTATTTCCTCCTGGATCTGTGCCTGGCAGACAGCATTCGCTCAGCTATCTGCTTCCCCTTTGTGCTGGTGTCTATAAAAAATGGCTCAGCGTGGACCTACAGCGTGCTGAGCTGCAAGGTGGTAGCCTTCATGGCAGTGCTCTTCTGCTTCCATGCTGCCTTCATGCTCTTCTGCATCAGTGTAACACGCTACATGGCCATTGCACACCACCGGTTTTACTCAAAGCGCATGACGTTCTGGACATGTGTGGCAGTAGTATGCATGGTGTGGACGCTGTCTGTGGCAATGGCATTCCCGCCTGTTTTTGATGTGGGCACCTATAAATTCATTCGTGAGGAAGACCAGTGCATTTTTGAGCATCGCTACTTCAAGGCTAATGACACACTGGGCTTCATGCTAATGCTTGCTGTACTCATTCTAGCCACACATGTTGTCTACATGAAGTTACTTCTCTTTGAATACAAGCACCGCAAGATGAAGCCAGTCCAGATGGTACCAGCTATCAGTCAGAATTGGACCTTTCATGGGCCAGGAGCTACAGGCCAAGCAGCTGCTAACTGGATTGCGGGTTTTGGTAGGGGCCCGATGCCACCCACTCTGCTGGGAATACGGCAAAACTTGCACAACCAGAACCGGCGACTCTTAGGCATGGAGGAGTTTAAAGCGGAGAAGCAGCTCGGCAGGATGTTCTATGTGATCACATTACTGTTCCTGGTGCTCTGGTCTCCCTACATAGTAGCTTGCTACTGGAGGGTGTTTGTCAAGGCTTGCACAATACCACACCGGTACCTCTCCACCACTGTGTGGATGAGTTTTGCCCAAGCGGGGGTCAACCCTATCGTCTGCTTCTTCCTTAATAAAGACTTGAAGAAAGGGCTCCTTTCCCACCTACCAGCCTGCTGCAGGACTAAACCTCATCTGCCACGAGAGCCTTACTGTGTCATGTAA